The Flammeovirga pectinis genomic interval CCAGGTTGTAGCACATATATCTGGTAAAATGCGTATGCATTACATTCGTATTCTCCCAGGTGACAGAGTTCGTTTAGAAATGTCTCCATATGATCTTACTAAAGGAAGAATTGTTTATAGATATAAATAATTCAAAAAAATGTCTATC includes:
- the infA gene encoding translation initiation factor IF-1, with protein sequence MPKQSNITQDGTIVEALSNAMFRVELKNGHQVVAHISGKMRMHYIRILPGDRVRLEMSPYDLTKGRIVYRYK